Sequence from the Acidimicrobiia bacterium genome:
CGCCTTTCGCTATATTGGCTCAGCTTTTAGACCCCGAAGACCTGTAAGGAGTTCGCCGTGGCGGTCCCCAAGAAAAAAATGTCGCGTTCGCGCACTCGCCGACGCAAGTCGCAGTGGAAGATGGAGCATCCGACTCCTTCGAAGTGCCCTCAGTGCCACGAACCCAAGCGTCCGCATCGAGCATGCGCGGCGTGCGGTACCTATCGTGGCCGCGAGGTCACAGTCCCCGCCGACAATTAGGAGAGCGCCCTGGCCCGTGTAGCGCTTGATGCGATGGGCGGCGACCATGCGCCCGTCGAGACGGTCGCTGGCGCTGTCCTGGCAGCCGAGCGGGGTGTCGACGTGGTCCTGGTCGGTGACGAGTCGCAGCTTCATGCACAGTTGGAAGTGTTCGGTGCCGATCTTCCCATCGTCCATGCCAGCCAGAAGATCGGGATGGCCGATAATCCGGTGCGGGCCATCCGCGAGCGTCCTGGCTCGTCGATCGTCCGTGCTGCTCAACTCGTCCGTGACGGGGAGGCCGACGCATTGGTATCGGCCGGATCAACGGGAGCTTCGCTGGCGGCAGCAGCGATCATCATTGGTCGGTTGCCAGGGGTGCTTCGTCCGGCCATCGCTACTATTTTTCCAACCCCGTACAAGCCGACCGTGGTTCTCGACAGTGGGGCCAACCCGGACTGCAAGCCGGAGCATCTCAACCAGTTCGCCGTCATGGGAAGTCAGGTGGCCAGGGTGTACCTCGGCTGCGAGAACCCGCGAGTTGGATTGCTGACCATCGGTGAGGAGCGGGGCAAAGGGCGCGACCTCGAGCGGGCTGCCTACGACCTTCTGGAATGGGATCCGGCGGTCAACTTCGTCGGCAATGTCGAAGGACGAGATCTCGCGAATGACATTGCCGACGTTTTTGTAACGGATGGCTTCACGGGCAATGTGACCCTGAAGACCGCCGAAGGAATGATGCGAATAACGCTCGGCATGTTTTCTGACATTGCAAACTCTTTATCCGAGGCAGCAAGGTCTGAGCTGCTTCCACACCTGAAACGTCTCGCCGAAGCGATGTCCGCAGACCATGGCGCTCATCTGGTCGGGTCGAAAGGCGTTGTCGTTATCGGGCACGGATCAGCGACGGCGATGGGTATCGCCAACGCTCTGGTGATGGCAGCCGATGGGGCCCGTCGCGGTCTGGTCAGCGAGATCGCCAATCAGCTTGGCTCCGAATCCTGATGCTGACGGAACTTCAAGAGGAACTCTCTTATACCTTCACCAATGTGTCATTGCTCGAACACGCCTTGCTTCATCGTTCATTCGCGGCTGAGGGTCCGGTCGGGGACGACAACGAACGACTTGAGTTCCTTGGCGATGCCGTCCTTCAGTTGGTGGTAACCGATCACCTGTACACCAACTATCCCCAACTCCGCGAGGGGACGATGGCCAAAGTGCGGGCGGCCTGCGTCAACCGCGATGAACTGGCGAATCTGGCTCGCTCGTTGCATATCGGAGAGAACCTGGCCTTGGGGCGCGGGGAAGAAGCCTCGGGCGGACGAAAGAAGGCGTCCATCCTCGCCGATGCGATGGAGGCGGTCATTGCAGCGGTCTACATCGATGGCGGCATTGACATGGCCCGGCACGTGGTCCTGAGGCTCTGGACCCCGCTGGTGGCTGCCAGGGCTGTCGAGCCCGGCAAGCGCGATTACAAGACTCGTCTCCAAGAAGAACTGGCCTCCCGGGGCCTGCGGCCTCGATACCGGGTCACCGAGTCGGGACCTGATCACGCCAAGACGTTTGAGGCGCAACTTGAGGTGGACGGCAAGCCGGCCGGGTCGGGCGAAGGCAAATCGAAGAAAGAAGCCGAGCAAGCGGCCGCCGCCGAAGCCCTCGACACGTTGTAGCCGACTGTCCATGCCGGAGTTACCTGAAGTCGAAACCACCAGACGAACGTTGGCGCCCCTCATGGAGGGTCGCCAATTCGTCAAGGTTGACATTCGACGCCCGCGCATGACGCGGCGAAACGAGCGGCCAGAAGACGTCGTCGATCGATTGGTCGGAAGACGGCTCAATCACCTGGGGAGAATCGGCAAGTTCATGGTCGGTGAGGTCGAGGGAGACATCACACTCATAATGCACTTGGGAATGTCGGGCAAATTCCAGATCAAGGCGGTCGGCGACCCTGAGGACAAACACACCAACGTCGTGTTCTCCACCGACCGCAACGAGGAAATTCGCCTGGTCGACCCTCGCACGTTTGGGTTTGTCGCCGCCCACACCCCGGATGAACTGGATCACTCCTCGATTGGTGACCTCGGTCCCGATGCCCTCGATGCTCTACCTGGTGCACCCGTCCTGTTCGATCGGATGGCGGGCCGCAAGATAGCTGTCAAAACGCTGCTTCTCGATCAGCGCTTCCTGGCCGGTCTTGGGAATATTTACGCTGACGAGGTGCTGGCAAGAGCCAAGGTCAGAGGCGACCGGTTGGCCGGCGGCCTGACATTTGACGAAGTGAAGGCGATCCGATCCTCGATCGGACCGGTACTCAAAGCCGGACTCAAGTACGGAGGAACCAGCCTTGATGATCTCGCCTATTTGCTTCCGGATGGTCGCGCCGGCGAATACACGAGGCGCCTGCAGGTGTATGGCAGGGAAGGGGACGACTGCCGCATATGCGGAACGCCAATCAGCCGCACCGTACTTGGCGGCCGGTCGAGTTTCTGGTGCCCTGCCTGCCAAACCTGACTACGGAGCGAAGACCGTAACGCGCGTGATATCCTCATTGCGACTAATCACAGGGATGTAATTACGTGTACCTCAAGTCTCTGAAAATAACGGGGTTCAAGTCGTTCGCCGATCGAACGCGCATTGAATTCGAGCCCGGTGTGACGGTGATTGTCGGACCGAACGGCTCTGGAAAGTCGAACGTGGTCGACGCCGTTGCCTGGGTCATGGGTACGCAGTCGACCAAAAACCTGCGAACCGAAAAGATGGAGGACGTCATCTTTGCCGGTACGGCAATGCGACCGTCACTTGGCAGGGCCGAAGTATCTCTCACCTTCGATAACGAATCCCGTCAGCTCCCGTTGGATCTGGCTGAAGTAACCGTGACCCGGCGGTTGTATCGCGACGGCTCGTCCGATTACGAGATCAACGGGGTTACTTGTCGACTCCTCGACGTCCAGGAAATGTTGGCGGATTCTGGTGTTGGCCGGCATCAGCACGTGATTGTCGGACAGGGGCAACTTGACGCAGTCCTCAATGCCAAGGCTGACGATCACCGGGCGATCATCGAGGAAGCCGCCGGCATTCTCAAACACCGGCAGCGCAAGGATCGTTCGATTCGACGCCTGGAACGGACCGACGCAGACGTCTTTCGGCTCAATGACATCCTCAAGGAACTCAAGCGCCAGATTCGACCGTTGAAGCGACAGGCGGAGGACGCCGATCGATTTGACGGTGTTCGATCTGAAATCCAGGGCCTCCGCCTCTTCCTCGGTGGCGAAACCCTGCGCAAGATCAGTCACCGCGTCGCCGAGGCCGAAGCAGAAGAGTCGACCAGGACCAACTCGCTGGCGTTGACCCAGAGAGAGCTCGACCAGATCGAAAGTTCGCTCGAGCCCCTGGCGGATGCGGCCGGACAAGCCGGCCGAGCCCTGGACCGGGATACGGCTGCTGCCGCTCGGTTGGAGACCACGGCGGAGCGCCTACGTTCGACATCGACTCTCGCCGCCGAGCGCGGTCGCAGCTTGTCAGCACGGCTTGAGGGAGCCGGTGAGCGACGAGGCGACCTTCAAGCCGAAGCCGAGGAGTTGAAGATCAACCTCGCCCTATCGATTGAGGATCAGGCCAC
This genomic interval carries:
- the rpmF gene encoding 50S ribosomal protein L32, producing MAVPKKKMSRSRTRRRKSQWKMEHPTPSKCPQCHEPKRPHRACAACGTYRGREVTVPADN
- the plsX gene encoding phosphate acyltransferase PlsX, with the protein product MARVALDAMGGDHAPVETVAGAVLAAERGVDVVLVGDESQLHAQLEVFGADLPIVHASQKIGMADNPVRAIRERPGSSIVRAAQLVRDGEADALVSAGSTGASLAAAAIIIGRLPGVLRPAIATIFPTPYKPTVVLDSGANPDCKPEHLNQFAVMGSQVARVYLGCENPRVGLLTIGEERGKGRDLERAAYDLLEWDPAVNFVGNVEGRDLANDIADVFVTDGFTGNVTLKTAEGMMRITLGMFSDIANSLSEAARSELLPHLKRLAEAMSADHGAHLVGSKGVVVIGHGSATAMGIANALVMAADGARRGLVSEIANQLGSES
- the rnc gene encoding ribonuclease III, translating into MLTELQEELSYTFTNVSLLEHALLHRSFAAEGPVGDDNERLEFLGDAVLQLVVTDHLYTNYPQLREGTMAKVRAACVNRDELANLARSLHIGENLALGRGEEASGGRKKASILADAMEAVIAAVYIDGGIDMARHVVLRLWTPLVAARAVEPGKRDYKTRLQEELASRGLRPRYRVTESGPDHAKTFEAQLEVDGKPAGSGEGKSKKEAEQAAAAEALDTL
- the mutM gene encoding bifunctional DNA-formamidopyrimidine glycosylase/DNA-(apurinic or apyrimidinic site) lyase, which produces MPELPEVETTRRTLAPLMEGRQFVKVDIRRPRMTRRNERPEDVVDRLVGRRLNHLGRIGKFMVGEVEGDITLIMHLGMSGKFQIKAVGDPEDKHTNVVFSTDRNEEIRLVDPRTFGFVAAHTPDELDHSSIGDLGPDALDALPGAPVLFDRMAGRKIAVKTLLLDQRFLAGLGNIYADEVLARAKVRGDRLAGGLTFDEVKAIRSSIGPVLKAGLKYGGTSLDDLAYLLPDGRAGEYTRRLQVYGREGDDCRICGTPISRTVLGGRSSFWCPACQT